One window from the genome of Candidatus Synechococcus calcipolaris G9 encodes:
- the nusB gene encoding transcription antitermination factor NusB, protein MTTPRRAARELALLSAAQVLSQPHTLSEQDCRSLMLAAIRTLALEVRESLELASSDLNESHGLLLKSELAAPEYKKAQSYLQKAIETTESTINRLGTALELPEILYFAHQDEVQMYALALLNCLNTHQATLDQTLGESLVDWQVDRLANIDRTILQLAIAEMMYLDVARKVAINEAVELAKRYSDEGGHRFINGVLRRFSDRQIQESNTSKAT, encoded by the coding sequence ATGACTACCCCTCGTCGTGCCGCTAGGGAACTTGCCCTACTTAGTGCGGCCCAAGTTCTTAGCCAACCCCATACCCTCTCGGAACAGGACTGCCGTAGTCTCATGTTGGCCGCTATTCGTACCCTAGCCCTTGAGGTGCGGGAGTCCCTGGAGTTAGCCAGTAGTGATCTGAATGAAAGCCATGGATTGTTGCTCAAAAGTGAGTTAGCGGCCCCGGAATATAAAAAAGCTCAAAGCTATCTTCAAAAAGCCATTGAAACAACCGAATCCACGATTAACCGCCTGGGTACGGCCCTAGAGCTACCCGAAATCCTCTACTTTGCCCACCAAGACGAAGTGCAAATGTATGCCCTAGCCTTACTCAATTGCCTCAATACCCATCAGGCAACCCTGGATCAAACCTTAGGGGAATCTCTGGTGGATTGGCAGGTGGATCGTCTCGCCAATATTGATCGAACGATTCTCCAACTGGCGATCGCTGAGATGATGTATTTAGATGTGGCTCGGAAAGTGGCGATTAATGAGGCCGTCGAATTAGCCAAACGCTATAGCGATGAGGGGGGGCATCGGTTTATTAATGGGGTGTTACGCCGATTTAGCGATCGCCAGATCCAGGAATCTAACACCTCTAAAGCAACCTAG
- a CDS encoding Ppx/GppA phosphatase family protein, whose amino-acid sequence MAIEHHLNLWRPLSFTERVVGAIDVGTNSIHMVVVQVQPNLPSFKIIATEKDMVRLGERCQRTGELTDVAMERAIATLRRCRELADGLHAEEVVGVATSAVREAPNGREFLERVKKEIGLEIDLIPGEEEARRIYLGVLSGLEFQEKPHIIIDIGGGSTELILGDGHEPRYLSSTKVGAVRLTEMFVQSDPISDRDYECLRSYVRGMLDWPTESLCAHLAPGETAQLVGTSGTIESLVMVHTCEKQGNCPTSLQGYALTLEDLQALIDRLRKLTFTQRCQILGMSERRAEIILAGAVILQEAMVLLGQSSLITCDRALREGIIVDWMLTHGLIEDRLRYQSSVRQRSTYSLGEKFHVNLSSSERVAGFALALFDQTQEILHSWTEAERELLWSAAILHNCGHYVSHSAHHKHSYYLVRHGGLLGYTDAEIEIIANLCRYHRKNTPKKKHENYRNLQGRQQRHIVDQLSAILRLAAALDRRQIGAINSLHCEWKAPERELILHLQAVNPQDQCDLELWSLNYKKEPFESVFSVKLKAVLDSPQRHSEMPVSTATVS is encoded by the coding sequence ATGGCTATTGAACATCATCTTAATCTCTGGCGGCCCTTAAGTTTCACAGAGCGTGTGGTGGGGGCCATTGATGTGGGTACAAACTCGATTCACATGGTTGTGGTGCAGGTTCAGCCTAATTTGCCTAGCTTTAAGATTATTGCCACTGAAAAAGATATGGTGCGGCTGGGGGAGCGGTGTCAGCGAACTGGCGAGTTAACAGATGTTGCCATGGAACGGGCGATCGCCACTCTACGGCGTTGTCGGGAATTGGCCGATGGACTCCATGCCGAAGAAGTTGTTGGTGTCGCCACCAGTGCGGTGCGGGAAGCCCCCAATGGTCGGGAATTTTTAGAACGGGTTAAAAAGGAGATTGGCCTGGAGATTGATCTGATCCCTGGGGAAGAAGAGGCGCGGCGGATTTACCTAGGGGTGCTTTCGGGACTAGAATTTCAGGAAAAACCCCACATTATTATTGACATTGGTGGCGGCTCCACCGAACTTATTCTGGGGGATGGCCATGAACCCCGTTACCTCAGTAGTACGAAAGTTGGGGCCGTGCGTCTCACGGAGATGTTTGTCCAAAGTGACCCCATTAGCGATCGCGATTATGAATGTCTGCGGAGTTATGTGCGGGGAATGTTGGATTGGCCCACTGAAAGCCTTTGTGCCCATTTAGCCCCCGGAGAGACAGCCCAACTGGTGGGCACCTCTGGTACTATCGAAAGTCTGGTCATGGTTCACACCTGTGAAAAACAGGGGAATTGTCCCACGTCCTTACAGGGCTATGCCCTCACCCTAGAGGATTTACAGGCCCTCATTGATCGCCTACGGAAGCTAACCTTTACCCAACGGTGTCAGATTTTAGGAATGTCAGAGCGGCGGGCGGAAATTATTTTAGCGGGGGCCGTGATTCTGCAAGAGGCGATGGTGCTACTGGGGCAATCTTCGTTGATTACCTGCGATCGCGCCCTGCGGGAAGGCATCATTGTGGATTGGATGCTCACCCATGGCCTAATTGAAGATCGGTTGCGGTATCAAAGTTCGGTGCGGCAGCGGAGTACCTACAGCTTAGGTGAAAAATTCCATGTCAATTTAAGCAGTAGTGAACGGGTGGCCGGTTTTGCCTTGGCCCTCTTTGATCAAACCCAAGAAATTTTACACTCATGGACGGAGGCAGAGCGGGAGCTACTCTGGTCAGCGGCAATTTTGCATAACTGTGGTCACTATGTGAGCCATTCTGCCCACCACAAGCATTCCTACTATCTCGTTCGCCATGGTGGTTTACTGGGGTATACCGATGCGGAAATTGAAATCATTGCTAATCTATGTCGCTATCATCGCAAAAATACCCCCAAGAAAAAGCATGAAAACTATCGCAATCTTCAAGGGCGCCAACAACGCCACATTGTTGATCAACTGAGTGCGATTCTCCGCTTGGCGGCAGCCCTAGATCGACGACAAATTGGTGCAATTAATTCTCTACATTGTGAATGGAAGGCTCCTGAACGAGAACTAATTCTACATTTACAGGCCGTTAATCCCCAGGATCAGTGTGATTTAGAACTGTGGAGCTTAAATTACAAGAAAGAACCCTTTGAATCCGTCTTTAGTGTCAAGCTGAAGGCGGTTTTAGATTCCCCTCAACGACACTCTGAGATGCCGGTATCGACGGCGACTGTATCCTAA
- a CDS encoding DUF502 domain-containing protein encodes MLQRLKQAIKNDLIAGLLVVIPLATTIWLSFTVSTWVINLFTRVPKQLNPFKTWHPLLLDLLNFFIGITVPLVGILLIGLMARNFVGRWFLETGENILKRIPLAGSVYKVLQQLLETLLRDSRNRFRRVVLVEYPRTGLWSLGFVTGNVSGTLQENFNQAMLSLFIPTSPNPTTGWYTLVSEEDVIDLDISIEDAFKIIISGGIVIPDSFNGKSRGTGAIARPEAESVDVLPPKPPLSPNSLSPGMS; translated from the coding sequence GTGCTGCAACGACTGAAGCAAGCCATTAAGAATGATCTGATTGCCGGTTTATTGGTGGTCATTCCCCTAGCCACGACTATCTGGTTATCCTTTACGGTATCCACCTGGGTGATCAATCTGTTTACCCGTGTCCCCAAGCAACTGAATCCCTTCAAAACCTGGCATCCCCTGCTCCTAGACCTGCTCAATTTCTTTATTGGCATTACGGTTCCCCTGGTGGGAATTCTCCTGATTGGTTTAATGGCCCGTAATTTTGTCGGCCGCTGGTTTCTGGAGACCGGGGAAAATATTCTCAAGCGTATTCCCCTAGCAGGATCGGTGTATAAGGTTCTACAACAACTGCTAGAAACCCTCCTACGGGACTCTCGCAATCGCTTTCGCCGCGTGGTTCTCGTGGAATATCCGCGCACGGGCCTGTGGTCCTTGGGATTTGTCACGGGCAATGTGAGCGGTACGCTCCAAGAAAACTTTAATCAGGCTATGCTCAGTTTGTTTATCCCCACCTCGCCCAATCCAACAACGGGATGGTATACCTTAGTTTCCGAGGAAGATGTGATTGATCTGGATATTTCCATTGAAGATGCCTTTAAGATAATTATCTCCGGTGGCATTGTCATTCCCGATAGTTTTAATGGTAAATCTAGGGGAACAGGGGCGATCGCCCGTCCTGAAGCTGAATCCGTTGACGTTTTACCCCCCAAACCACCCCTTTCTCCCAATTCACTCTCCCCAGGCATGAGCTAG
- the hmpF gene encoding pilus motility taxis protein HmpF translates to MQYLAEVIKTTGFMGAKTQLKLLMREQAGYWHPVPNSEELISYDVSNDYGNGVLVFIELAANRNIQHIDSGANRIVGILQSFTRMREKTRSQEEEIEGWKQSLMYQAEALNQREAEFDARRDELQEIEEQIANYDQQLAELNKLRGEYAEQQEHIQRDRQEVENMRHTLHQEQERWEKIKREGGGAGLNSEQLQQVDGILQKLGESLNGNGQVSACLDTLQQQQGVLSHYWQQLEQQNQALEEKQGDIDRQIGELSQQRQEWQQRYGSLAESRQNLRVQHELLTWKTGQAEQLRSQLQQQDTIIQQLREAIAGSITDEVDIQALQQMPMAELEGLVASVQKELQRMSSFVNDQEEELTMQQQAVQELQDKMNQVSEFERLELSAELESERQNFNLLNETLEGQRQRLKEKQASYDLHEQVLQARRDPSSQQSISLIPVLGQMETQRASLGQTLQGLDAEIQQLEQEISTLRESLDGQDQELNQREQGLKDWQERLELEQFNLKEQRGRVAVLQEFLQPVQDKVDQVRQHLEGLNSGQLNGGPQSLISELKQMVTSLANP, encoded by the coding sequence GTGCAGTATCTAGCAGAAGTGATCAAGACAACTGGTTTTATGGGAGCCAAGACCCAGTTAAAACTGCTCATGCGGGAGCAGGCGGGATACTGGCATCCAGTTCCCAACAGTGAAGAACTGATTTCCTATGATGTCAGTAATGACTATGGCAATGGGGTCTTAGTTTTTATTGAGCTTGCCGCCAATCGCAATATTCAGCACATTGATAGCGGTGCTAATCGCATTGTCGGTATTTTGCAAAGTTTTACGCGGATGCGGGAGAAAACCCGTAGTCAGGAAGAAGAAATTGAGGGCTGGAAGCAATCCCTGATGTACCAGGCGGAGGCCCTGAACCAGCGGGAAGCAGAGTTTGATGCCCGGCGGGATGAACTCCAAGAGATTGAAGAACAAATTGCCAATTACGATCAGCAACTGGCCGAACTGAATAAGCTCAGAGGCGAGTACGCGGAACAACAGGAGCATATCCAGCGCGATCGCCAAGAAGTGGAAAATATGCGCCATACTCTCCACCAAGAACAGGAGAGATGGGAAAAAATTAAACGGGAGGGGGGTGGAGCCGGCCTCAACAGTGAGCAACTCCAGCAAGTGGATGGCATTCTCCAAAAATTAGGGGAAAGTCTCAATGGCAACGGTCAAGTCTCGGCCTGTTTAGATACCCTTCAGCAACAGCAGGGGGTTCTAAGTCACTATTGGCAGCAATTGGAGCAACAAAATCAAGCCTTAGAGGAGAAACAAGGCGACATCGATCGCCAGATTGGGGAACTAAGTCAACAGCGGCAAGAGTGGCAGCAACGTTATGGGAGCCTAGCAGAATCTCGGCAAAATCTACGGGTTCAGCATGAGTTATTGACTTGGAAAACGGGGCAGGCGGAGCAACTGCGATCGCAACTGCAACAGCAGGACACGATCATTCAACAATTACGGGAGGCGATCGCCGGTAGTATTACCGATGAAGTTGATATCCAAGCCCTGCAACAAATGCCCATGGCAGAACTAGAGGGCCTAGTCGCATCTGTTCAAAAAGAACTGCAACGGATGTCCTCCTTCGTCAATGATCAAGAAGAAGAACTCACCATGCAGCAGCAAGCGGTGCAGGAACTTCAAGACAAAATGAATCAAGTCAGCGAGTTTGAGCGATTAGAACTCTCAGCGGAACTCGAATCAGAGCGGCAAAACTTTAACCTCCTGAATGAAACCTTAGAGGGGCAGCGGCAACGGCTGAAGGAAAAACAGGCCAGTTATGACCTTCATGAGCAAGTATTGCAAGCTCGTCGTGATCCATCTTCCCAGCAAAGTATTAGCCTCATTCCCGTTTTAGGACAAATGGAAACTCAGCGGGCCAGCCTAGGTCAGACTCTTCAAGGGTTAGATGCAGAAATTCAGCAATTGGAACAGGAAATATCCACGCTGCGTGAGAGTCTCGACGGCCAAGACCAAGAGCTAAACCAGCGAGAACAAGGCTTAAAAGATTGGCAGGAACGTTTGGAGTTAGAGCAGTTTAACCTGAAGGAGCAAAGGGGCCGGGTCGCTGTCTTGCAGGAATTCTTGCAGCCTGTTCAAGATAAGGTGGATCAAGTTCGCCAGCACTTGGAGGGGTTAAATTCGGGGCAATTGAATGGTGGCCCCCAATCCCTGATTTCTGAGCTAAAACAAATGGTTACCTCTTTAGCCAATCCCTGA